The following are encoded in a window of Geobacter metallireducens GS-15 genomic DNA:
- the hisF gene encoding imidazole glycerol phosphate synthase subunit HisF → MLTKRIIPCLDVKGGRVVKGVQFLELRDAGDPVEIAEAYDRQGADELTFLDITASSDERNIIIDVVRRTAERVFMPLTVGGGVRIVDDIRNLLNAGADKVSINTAAVHRPEFVREAAERFGSQCTVVAIDARQVPGENRWEVYTHGGRNPTGIDAVEWARRMEEYGAGEILLTSMDRDGTKDGYDISLTRAIVDAVSIPVIASGGVGNLEHLHDGFVKAGASACLAASIFHYKEYTIGEAKEYLRGRGVPVRL, encoded by the coding sequence ATGCTGACCAAGCGGATTATTCCGTGCCTCGACGTGAAGGGGGGGCGGGTCGTCAAGGGGGTCCAGTTCCTGGAGCTGCGGGACGCCGGCGACCCGGTGGAGATCGCGGAAGCCTATGACCGCCAAGGGGCCGACGAGCTCACGTTCCTCGACATCACTGCCTCGTCTGACGAGCGGAACATCATCATCGACGTGGTGCGCCGCACCGCCGAGCGGGTCTTCATGCCGCTCACCGTGGGGGGCGGCGTCCGAATCGTGGACGATATCCGCAATCTCCTGAACGCCGGTGCCGACAAGGTCTCCATCAATACGGCGGCGGTCCATCGCCCTGAGTTCGTCCGGGAGGCGGCGGAGCGCTTCGGCTCCCAGTGCACCGTGGTGGCCATCGACGCCCGGCAGGTCCCGGGCGAAAACCGCTGGGAGGTCTACACCCATGGCGGTCGCAACCCCACCGGCATCGACGCGGTGGAGTGGGCTCGACGGATGGAGGAGTACGGCGCCGGCGAGATCCTCCTCACCAGCATGGACCGGGACGGCACCAAGGACGGCTACGACATCTCTCTGACTCGCGCCATTGTCGATGCGGTCTCCATCCCGGTCATCGCCTCCGGCGGGGTGGGGAACTTGGAGCATCTCCACGACGGCTTCGTAAAGGCGGGAGCCTCGGCATGTCTTGCCGCCTCCATTTTTCACTACAAGGAGTACACCATCGGCGAGGCGAAGGAGTATCTCCGTGGGCGGGGGGTCCCGGTCCGGTTATGA
- a CDS encoding SIR2 family NAD-dependent protein deacylase yields the protein MDLQEKVRVAAEAVKHADAIVMTAGAGMGVDSGLPDFRGDTGFWKAYPPYQKLGITFVGAANPDHFERDPSFGWGFYGHRTNLYRATVPHAGFDILREWVQRYGLDYFVVTSNVDGQFQKAGFADDRILEVHGSIHHLQCTTPCTMAIWENRETIPVDEATMRAGHVPRCIHCGAVARPNILMFGDYGWVSDRSARQQRNFDEFLADTRGGRLVVVEMGAGTAIPTIRYLTEELGSRSEALAVRINPREPQIRAPHLSLPCGAREGVAAINAVLAEESP from the coding sequence ATGGACCTTCAGGAGAAAGTTCGCGTTGCCGCCGAGGCGGTGAAGCACGCCGATGCCATCGTCATGACCGCCGGTGCCGGCATGGGGGTTGATTCGGGGTTGCCTGATTTCCGTGGCGACACCGGGTTCTGGAAGGCGTATCCCCCTTACCAGAAGCTCGGCATTACCTTTGTGGGGGCCGCGAATCCCGACCACTTCGAGCGGGATCCGTCCTTCGGCTGGGGATTCTACGGCCATCGGACCAACCTTTACCGGGCCACGGTCCCCCATGCCGGCTTCGACATCCTGCGGGAATGGGTCCAACGGTACGGCCTTGATTATTTCGTGGTCACCTCCAATGTGGACGGCCAGTTTCAGAAGGCCGGGTTTGCCGACGATCGTATCTTGGAAGTCCACGGCTCCATCCACCATCTCCAGTGCACGACGCCCTGCACCATGGCCATCTGGGAGAACCGAGAGACCATTCCGGTGGACGAGGCGACCATGCGGGCTGGGCACGTCCCCCGCTGCATTCACTGCGGCGCCGTGGCTCGCCCCAATATCCTCATGTTCGGCGACTACGGCTGGGTGAGTGACCGCTCGGCCCGGCAGCAGCGGAACTTTGACGAGTTCCTCGCCGACACCCGGGGGGGCCGCCTGGTGGTGGTCGAGATGGGGGCCGGCACCGCCATCCCGACTATTCGTTATCTGACCGAGGAACTTGGTTCCCGTTCCGAGGCGCTGGCCGTGCGGATCAATCCGCGGGAGCCCCAGATTCGCGCGCCTCACCTCTCTCTCCCCTGCGGCGCCCGGGAGGGAGTTGCCGCCATCAATGCCGTTCTTGCGGAGGAATCCCCTTGA
- the ybaK gene encoding Cys-tRNA(Pro) deacylase, which translates to MAKESKAPVTAAVRALRAAKVPFTDHLYAYEEKGGTAVSSRELEVDEHAVVKTLIMEDEAKNPLIVLMHGDRQVSTKELARVLGVKGVSPCSPDTAQKHTGYLVGGTSPFGTRRQMPVCMEETILDLPCIYINGGKRGYLVGIDPRDVVKLLNPTLVRVAI; encoded by the coding sequence ATGGCTAAGGAGAGCAAAGCGCCGGTCACGGCTGCGGTGCGGGCGTTGCGCGCCGCGAAGGTCCCATTCACCGACCACCTCTATGCCTATGAGGAAAAGGGGGGGACCGCCGTCTCCTCCCGGGAGCTGGAGGTGGACGAGCACGCCGTTGTGAAGACTCTCATCATGGAGGACGAGGCGAAAAATCCGCTAATCGTCCTGATGCACGGGGACCGCCAGGTTTCCACCAAGGAGTTGGCCCGGGTTCTGGGGGTGAAGGGGGTTTCTCCCTGCTCCCCCGACACGGCCCAGAAGCATACGGGATACCTCGTGGGGGGGACCTCTCCTTTCGGGACCCGCCGGCAGATGCCGGTCTGCATGGAAGAAACGATCCTTGACTTGCCCTGCATCTACATCAACGGCGGCAAGCGGGGATATCTCGTGGGGATTGATCCCCGTGACGTGGTGAAGCTTCTCAATCCGACCCTGGTTCGGGTCGCCATCTGA
- the rpsU gene encoding 30S ribosomal protein S21, whose translation MPGVKVKEAEPFELALKKFKKQCEKAGILSEVRKREHYEKPSIKKKKKAIAARKRAMKKQRKMMD comes from the coding sequence ATGCCGGGTGTCAAGGTAAAAGAAGCTGAGCCTTTTGAGCTTGCGCTGAAGAAGTTCAAAAAACAGTGTGAGAAGGCGGGGATCCTCTCCGAGGTCCGCAAGCGCGAGCATTACGAGAAGCCGAGCATCAAGAAGAAGAAAAAGGCTATCGCCGCGCGCAAGCGTGCCATGAAAAAACAGCGTAAGATGATGGACTAA
- a CDS encoding Nif3-like dinuclear metal center hexameric protein, with amino-acid sequence MITPKVSDIVGIVNKIAPHGLAEEWDNVGLMVGDPSAPATRIMVALDGTPDTIDAAIADRCQILLTHHPFIFRPLKHISSADPTGRLVLKAASHALAVISLHTNFDIASGGMNDLLAERLGVSNCRPLKVTTSESLVKLVVFVPTGHEERVRDALFRFSGVVGAYSDCSFQCAGTGTFKPLAGAQPFIGQVGRREYVEESRIEVLLEKRNLPAAVTALVKAHPYEEPAFDLFPLLNRGPEQGLGRIGVLAEETTVSAFADEVKERLGLAGVRFVGDGARPVRKVALCGGSGMSLLRDAQRQGADVLVTGDVKYHEGRDAEALGVALVDGGHFGTEVLMVESVANRMAAELASRRFEAEVIPFRVERDPFTWR; translated from the coding sequence ATGATTACGCCAAAAGTCTCGGACATAGTTGGAATTGTTAATAAAATAGCTCCGCATGGCCTCGCTGAAGAGTGGGACAACGTGGGGCTCATGGTGGGGGATCCGTCGGCGCCCGCTACCCGGATCATGGTGGCCCTCGACGGCACTCCGGACACAATCGATGCGGCAATCGCCGACCGATGTCAGATTCTCCTCACTCATCACCCCTTCATTTTTCGTCCCCTCAAGCATATCTCCTCCGCAGACCCCACCGGACGTCTCGTTCTGAAAGCCGCAAGCCACGCCCTGGCAGTTATCTCTCTCCACACCAACTTCGACATCGCCTCTGGCGGGATGAATGATCTCCTGGCTGAGCGCCTCGGCGTCAGCAACTGCCGGCCGTTAAAAGTGACGACCTCTGAAAGTCTCGTGAAGCTTGTCGTGTTTGTGCCAACAGGGCACGAGGAACGGGTGCGGGATGCTCTCTTTCGCTTCAGTGGCGTCGTCGGCGCCTACAGTGACTGTTCCTTTCAGTGTGCCGGTACCGGCACCTTCAAGCCTCTGGCGGGCGCGCAACCGTTCATCGGCCAGGTGGGAAGGCGTGAATATGTGGAGGAGTCGCGAATCGAGGTGCTTCTTGAGAAGCGGAACCTTCCGGCAGCCGTGACCGCCCTGGTTAAGGCGCATCCCTACGAGGAGCCCGCTTTTGATCTCTTCCCGCTCCTGAACCGGGGGCCCGAGCAGGGACTAGGCAGAATTGGCGTCCTTGCGGAGGAGACTACGGTCAGTGCCTTCGCCGACGAAGTCAAAGAGCGCCTCGGCCTTGCCGGCGTGCGGTTTGTCGGAGATGGCGCCCGTCCGGTCAGGAAGGTGGCACTCTGCGGCGGGAGCGGCATGTCGCTGCTGCGTGACGCCCAGCGACAGGGCGCGGATGTGCTGGTGACGGGTGATGTGAAGTACCACGAGGGCCGCGATGCCGAAGCCCTTGGCGTGGCCCTTGTCGACGGGGGACACTTCGGCACGGAGGTACTCATGGTGGAGAGTGTAGCGAATCGGATGGCGGCGGAACTCGCGTCGCGCCGTTTCGAGGCAGAGGTTATTCCCTTCAGGGTGGAGCGTGATCCGTTCACGTGGCGATAA
- a CDS encoding CvpA family protein, giving the protein MSLLDILLWAVLLGFAAKGFMKGFVREVCSLLGLVTGGWAAFTYYQAAGAFLGNLIHLPPRVASAVAFLCILLAIGLLFFLVGHLLTVILKIVLLGGVNRVGGIVFGLLQGGLLLSIVLYLASSPSVPQGVRGRIAASGSARALADCGKDIVTGWRKNAVEKRPAGENRTKDVTDPRR; this is encoded by the coding sequence ATGAGCCTCCTCGATATACTGCTCTGGGCCGTTTTGCTGGGGTTTGCGGCAAAGGGGTTCATGAAGGGTTTTGTCCGCGAGGTCTGCTCACTCCTCGGGTTGGTGACCGGAGGGTGGGCGGCCTTTACCTATTACCAGGCCGCTGGCGCGTTCCTGGGGAATCTTATTCATCTTCCCCCCCGGGTGGCGTCCGCAGTGGCGTTCCTCTGCATCCTCCTGGCGATCGGCCTCCTCTTCTTTCTCGTCGGACACCTTCTCACCGTAATCTTGAAAATTGTCCTCCTCGGAGGGGTCAACCGCGTCGGGGGAATTGTCTTCGGCCTTTTGCAGGGAGGGCTTCTTCTCAGTATTGTCCTTTATCTGGCCAGTTCCCCTTCCGTTCCCCAGGGGGTACGGGGCAGGATAGCCGCATCCGGCTCTGCCCGGGCCCTCGCCGACTGCGGGAAGGACATTGTGACTGGTTGGCGAAAAAATGCTGTTGAGAAACGGCCTGCCGGAGAAAATCGGACTAAAGATGTCACTGATCCCCGACGATAA
- the rpoD gene encoding RNA polymerase sigma factor RpoD, with amino-acid sequence MAKKSSDEVKQQLVDIGKEKGFLTYDEVNDVLPPDFSTEQIDDVMSMFGEMDIDLVDSSQKVKIPKMKLDLEEEEEMEGEQEEMEYEPGVLGRTSDPVRMYLREMGSVSLLTREGEVEIAKRIEEGERDIARVILTTPITVKEIIALGDKLRKFQISAAEISKEVEEEELEEDEEDVQANRVLSIIDEIRDLDVRMEAIAEELDAEGAAAKRQKELHAEQHEIREKFADLVKSLRLKDRHITKIAQRLKELSGKVEAILTEIAAVETEAGINGERLKEIVAKGDEKAKGLKVNLEDAQKLDKKIRAAEKKLKKLEHESGFKAQELSDALHAIDRGEAKAKLAKSELVEANLRLVVSIAKKYTNRGLQFLDLIQEGNIGLMKAVDKFEYQRGYKFSTYATWWIRQAITRAIADQARTIRIPVHMIETINKLIRTSRQLVQEIGREPSPEEIAERMNLPLDKVRKVLKIAKEPISLETPIGEEEDSHLGDFIEDKGVVSPLEAVIKANLSEQTSRVLSTLTPREEKVLRMRFGIGEKSDHTLEEVGQDFEVTRERIRQIEAKALRKLRHPSRAKKLKSFVE; translated from the coding sequence ATGGCCAAGAAAAGTTCGGACGAAGTTAAGCAGCAGCTGGTGGACATCGGCAAGGAGAAGGGATTCCTTACCTATGACGAAGTCAACGACGTGCTGCCTCCCGACTTCTCAACGGAGCAGATTGACGATGTAATGAGCATGTTCGGTGAGATGGACATCGACCTCGTCGATTCATCGCAGAAGGTCAAAATCCCCAAGATGAAGCTCGACCTCGAAGAGGAAGAGGAGATGGAGGGGGAGCAGGAGGAGATGGAGTACGAGCCGGGGGTCCTGGGGCGCACGAGCGATCCGGTCCGGATGTACCTGCGGGAAATGGGTTCCGTGTCGCTTCTCACGCGCGAAGGTGAGGTTGAGATCGCCAAGCGGATCGAGGAAGGGGAACGCGACATCGCCCGTGTCATCCTTACCACTCCCATTACCGTCAAGGAGATAATCGCCCTTGGCGACAAACTCCGCAAGTTCCAGATAAGCGCGGCCGAGATCAGCAAGGAAGTTGAAGAAGAGGAACTGGAAGAGGACGAGGAAGACGTCCAGGCCAATCGCGTCCTCTCCATTATCGATGAGATCCGGGATCTTGACGTGAGGATGGAGGCCATTGCCGAAGAGCTCGACGCTGAGGGCGCTGCTGCGAAACGCCAAAAAGAGCTCCACGCCGAACAGCACGAGATCAGGGAAAAGTTCGCCGATCTCGTGAAGTCCCTTCGGCTCAAGGACCGCCACATCACCAAGATTGCCCAGCGCCTCAAGGAACTTTCGGGCAAAGTGGAAGCCATTCTGACAGAGATTGCGGCGGTTGAAACCGAAGCAGGCATCAACGGCGAACGCCTCAAGGAGATTGTTGCCAAGGGCGACGAAAAGGCCAAGGGGCTCAAGGTAAACCTTGAGGATGCCCAAAAGCTCGACAAGAAGATCCGCGCCGCTGAGAAAAAGCTCAAGAAGCTGGAGCACGAGTCGGGCTTCAAGGCCCAGGAACTTTCCGACGCCCTCCACGCCATCGACCGGGGCGAGGCCAAGGCGAAGCTGGCCAAGTCCGAGCTGGTTGAAGCGAACCTCCGGCTGGTGGTTTCCATCGCCAAGAAGTATACGAACCGGGGCCTCCAGTTCCTGGACCTGATCCAGGAGGGGAACATCGGTCTCATGAAGGCGGTGGACAAGTTCGAGTACCAGCGGGGGTACAAGTTCTCCACCTACGCCACCTGGTGGATTCGTCAGGCCATCACCCGCGCCATCGCCGACCAGGCGAGGACCATCCGGATTCCGGTCCACATGATCGAGACCATCAATAAGCTGATCCGGACCAGCCGCCAACTGGTGCAGGAAATCGGCCGGGAGCCGTCGCCCGAGGAAATCGCCGAGCGGATGAATCTCCCCCTCGACAAGGTACGCAAGGTTCTCAAGATCGCCAAAGAACCCATCTCCCTCGAAACCCCCATCGGGGAGGAGGAAGATTCGCATCTAGGGGATTTCATTGAGGACAAGGGGGTCGTTTCGCCCCTAGAGGCGGTCATCAAGGCCAACCTCTCGGAGCAGACCTCCCGGGTCCTCTCCACCCTCACCCCCCGGGAGGAGAAGGTGCTCCGGATGCGCTTCGGCATTGGCGAGAAGAGCGACCACACCCTGGAGGAAGTGGGGCAGGATTTCGAGGTTACCCGCGAGCGGATCCGGCAGATCGAGGCCAAGGCCCTGCGGAAACTCCGGCACCCGAGCCGGGCCAAGAAGCTCAAGAGCTTCGTGGAATAG
- the hisA gene encoding 1-(5-phosphoribosyl)-5-[(5-phosphoribosylamino)methylideneamino]imidazole-4-carboxamide isomerase, translating to MIVIPAIDLKEGKCVRLEQGLMEKDTVFCDNPADQARAWERQGAELLHIVDLDGAFAGEPKNRASIEAIVKAIAIPTQLGGGIRDIPTIEAYLSLGIGRVILGTAAQRNPELVEEACRLFPGRIVVGIDAKDGMVAVQGWAEVTGVTAVDLAKRFEGYGVAAIIYTDIARDGMMQGPNIAATRALAEAISIPVIASGGVSSLKDIENLMTIEASGIAGAITGKAVYTGAINLAEAVALTKRGGA from the coding sequence ATGATCGTCATACCTGCCATCGACCTCAAGGAAGGAAAGTGCGTCCGCCTCGAACAGGGGCTCATGGAGAAGGACACTGTCTTCTGCGACAATCCGGCCGACCAGGCCCGGGCGTGGGAGCGCCAGGGGGCGGAACTACTCCATATCGTTGACCTGGACGGCGCCTTTGCCGGTGAGCCGAAAAACCGGGCCTCCATCGAAGCGATTGTCAAGGCCATTGCCATTCCGACCCAACTAGGGGGGGGCATCCGGGACATCCCCACCATTGAGGCGTACCTATCGCTTGGCATCGGCCGGGTGATCCTCGGCACTGCGGCCCAGCGCAACCCGGAGCTGGTGGAGGAGGCGTGCCGCCTCTTTCCCGGACGGATCGTTGTGGGGATCGACGCCAAGGACGGCATGGTGGCGGTCCAGGGGTGGGCCGAGGTGACCGGCGTCACGGCGGTGGATCTGGCGAAGCGGTTCGAGGGGTACGGCGTCGCCGCAATCATCTACACCGACATCGCTCGTGACGGCATGATGCAGGGGCCCAACATCGCGGCGACCAGAGCCTTGGCCGAGGCGATCTCGATCCCGGTCATCGCTTCCGGCGGGGTGTCGTCCCTGAAGGACATCGAGAACCTCATGACCATTGAGGCGAGCGGCATCGCCGGCGCCATTACGGGCAAGGCAGTCTACACCGGGGCCATCAACCTGGCCGAGGCCGTGGCCCTCACGAAGCGAGGAGGGGCGTAA
- the dnaG gene encoding DNA primase, translating into MSLIPDDKIREVRERASILDVVSDYVSLRKSGANYQGLCPFHGEKTPSFNVNPARGIFHCFGCGVGGNAITFIARMEGLSFPEAVKFLAKRVGVEIEDRPVSAAEKRRLDEREELHGIMDLAVGFYREALERSEEGGTARRYLEGRGVDRATAEAYCLGFAPDRWDFLARHLQHRSVPLELAEKLGLVRRRDGGGFYDTFRNRLLFTITDIHGRAIGFGGRVLDDSLPKYINSPESPIYHKSEVLFGVSLAKGAMRETASAIVVEGYFDHLALYQAGVRNVVATCGTALTEGHIKLLKRYAGNVYTLFDADSAGRKATLRAMDLCLDAGFPAHVVELTAGEDPDSFIRKEGAETFSARLAKARPVVDYFFRQLVRDEDTGTVEGKVKVIDEMAPRLARVSNAIERELYVREISRVLGVDVRSLARKIGGSSSPAAPRDERAPAQSRRKKGATPEEMLLSLMGRYPEVAERVRNHDPARIFGPQFLPVAEAILERIGAGKPVEWSEILDLVEGGEERGRIAAFLVNDDHLADVDVHKAFDQCRAALERNSLGRMKELARELAATDPDSPRYRDLLAEIDALRNRKSQLS; encoded by the coding sequence ATGTCACTGATCCCCGACGATAAGATCAGGGAGGTCCGGGAGCGGGCCTCGATTCTGGACGTGGTGTCCGACTACGTGAGCCTCCGGAAGTCGGGAGCCAACTACCAGGGGCTTTGCCCCTTCCATGGCGAGAAGACCCCTTCCTTCAACGTGAATCCGGCCCGGGGGATCTTCCACTGCTTCGGTTGCGGCGTGGGGGGGAATGCGATTACGTTCATCGCCAGGATGGAGGGGCTCTCGTTCCCCGAGGCGGTGAAGTTTCTTGCCAAGCGGGTGGGGGTTGAGATCGAGGATCGTCCCGTATCCGCTGCGGAAAAGCGGCGCCTGGACGAACGGGAGGAACTCCACGGTATCATGGATCTGGCCGTGGGGTTCTACCGCGAGGCCCTCGAACGGAGCGAGGAGGGGGGGACGGCGCGTCGCTATCTGGAAGGACGTGGTGTGGATCGGGCCACGGCAGAGGCGTACTGCCTCGGCTTTGCCCCGGACCGCTGGGACTTCTTGGCCCGTCATCTCCAGCATCGCTCGGTGCCGCTGGAACTGGCGGAGAAGCTAGGTCTTGTGAGACGTCGGGACGGAGGCGGGTTCTATGACACCTTCCGAAACCGGCTTCTCTTTACCATCACCGACATCCATGGCCGTGCCATCGGGTTCGGCGGCAGGGTTCTCGACGACTCGCTACCCAAATACATCAATTCTCCCGAATCGCCCATCTATCACAAGAGCGAGGTCCTCTTCGGCGTCTCCCTCGCCAAGGGAGCCATGCGGGAGACGGCGAGCGCCATCGTGGTGGAGGGGTATTTTGACCATTTGGCCCTCTACCAGGCAGGGGTTAGGAACGTGGTCGCCACCTGCGGTACGGCCCTCACCGAGGGGCATATCAAGCTTCTGAAGCGCTACGCGGGGAATGTCTATACCCTGTTCGACGCCGACAGCGCCGGACGGAAAGCGACGCTGCGGGCCATGGACCTCTGCCTCGATGCCGGATTCCCCGCCCATGTGGTGGAGCTGACCGCCGGGGAGGATCCGGACAGCTTCATCCGGAAAGAGGGTGCCGAGACGTTTTCGGCCCGTCTGGCAAAAGCGCGTCCGGTGGTTGATTATTTCTTTCGTCAGCTGGTGCGGGACGAGGATACCGGTACCGTCGAGGGGAAGGTGAAGGTCATCGACGAGATGGCCCCGCGGCTTGCAAGGGTCTCCAATGCCATCGAGCGGGAACTCTATGTGCGGGAAATCTCCCGGGTTCTCGGTGTCGATGTTCGCTCTTTGGCGCGGAAGATCGGTGGTTCCTCGTCCCCTGCTGCTCCCCGGGACGAGAGGGCTCCCGCGCAGTCTCGCCGGAAAAAGGGTGCCACCCCCGAGGAGATGCTCCTCTCGCTCATGGGGCGCTATCCTGAGGTGGCTGAACGGGTAAGGAACCACGACCCTGCGCGTATCTTCGGCCCGCAGTTCCTTCCCGTCGCCGAGGCAATCCTGGAGCGTATCGGAGCCGGGAAGCCAGTCGAATGGAGCGAGATTCTCGATCTGGTGGAAGGGGGAGAGGAACGGGGCCGTATCGCCGCATTTCTTGTCAACGACGACCATCTGGCCGACGTTGATGTCCACAAGGCCTTTGACCAGTGCCGTGCGGCTCTGGAGCGGAACTCTCTCGGCCGGATGAAGGAGTTGGCTCGGGAACTGGCGGCGACCGACCCCGATAGTCCTCGCTACCGGGATCTCCTGGCTGAGATTGATGCCTTGCGAAACCGTAAATCGCAGTTATCTTAA
- a CDS encoding GatB/YqeY domain-containing protein, whose amino-acid sequence MLRDRLNDEMKQAMKARDEIRLSVIRLIRSSVKNREIELRHELTDGEITEVLSTLVKQRRESIRMFGEAGRTDLVEKEEKELAVLLTFLPQQLSREEVEALVVQAIADSGAQGPKDMGKVMKAIMPHVTGRADGSLVSVVVKEKLA is encoded by the coding sequence ATGCTGCGGGACAGACTGAACGATGAGATGAAGCAGGCCATGAAGGCCCGGGACGAGATACGGCTCTCCGTCATCCGTCTCATTCGCTCATCGGTCAAAAATCGTGAAATCGAGTTGCGGCACGAGCTTACCGATGGGGAGATAACGGAGGTTCTCTCCACCTTGGTCAAGCAACGCCGGGAGTCGATCCGGATGTTTGGCGAGGCAGGTCGGACCGACCTCGTCGAGAAGGAGGAGAAAGAGCTGGCAGTGCTTCTCACCTTCCTCCCGCAGCAGCTTTCCCGTGAAGAGGTTGAGGCGCTGGTCGTGCAGGCCATCGCAGACAGTGGAGCCCAGGGCCCGAAGGATATGGGGAAGGTGATGAAAGCCATCATGCCTCACGTGACCGGCAGGGCTGACGGTTCCCTGGTCAGTGTAGTGGTTAAGGAAAAGCTTGCGTAG
- a CDS encoding phosphoribosyl-ATP diphosphatase — translation MNERDDILQAVYRVIKERKGASADSSYTASLLQKGIDKILKKLGEEATEVVIAGKGGKREEIVYETADLFFHTLVLLGYYDIDPEEIYAELRRRFGTSGIAEKASRPKE, via the coding sequence ATGAACGAACGTGACGATATTCTGCAGGCTGTTTATCGGGTGATCAAGGAGCGCAAGGGCGCTTCCGCTGATTCTTCCTACACCGCATCGCTCCTCCAGAAGGGGATCGACAAGATCCTCAAGAAGCTCGGCGAGGAGGCCACTGAAGTGGTCATCGCCGGCAAGGGGGGGAAGCGGGAGGAGATTGTCTACGAGACCGCCGACCTCTTTTTTCACACTCTCGTGCTCCTGGGCTACTACGACATCGACCCCGAAGAGATCTACGCGGAACTGCGCCGTCGCTTCGGTACTTCCGGCATCGCCGAGAAGGCGTCGCGGCCCAAGGAATGA
- a CDS encoding THUMP domain-containing class I SAM-dependent RNA methyltransferase, which produces MTIIRRKAAAGPFVGEQSFFATTAKGVEEVLAREMTSLGLGGVTMDKGGVRFTGDLSACYRANLWLRTASRILITLTEFPCHSPQDLYDGVRALPWDRYLTPDTTLAVECVLRDSALTHSGFVALKTKDAIVDTLRDRFGRRPSVNPKDPDLLVNVHLVRNRCTISLDSSGTGLDRRGYRAEAGEAPLRETLAAALVLLTDWDGTVPLVDPLCGSGTILIEAVLKALNRAPGLVRERFGFQRWPAFDVPRWRRLLEEARQTERTTLAVPILGSDRLEDVLAVARGNSRRAGVEKFISFEARDLRDLVPPPAPGVILTNPPYGRRLGDEEQLKSFYRQIGDVFKQRCAGYTAWLFTGNLDLAKEVGLKASRRIALFNGPLDCRLLKYDLY; this is translated from the coding sequence TTGACGATCATCAGGAGAAAAGCAGCGGCCGGACCCTTCGTCGGCGAGCAGTCATTCTTTGCCACCACCGCCAAGGGGGTGGAGGAGGTGCTTGCTCGGGAGATGACCAGCCTCGGCCTCGGCGGAGTGACCATGGATAAGGGGGGAGTCCGTTTCACGGGGGATCTTTCCGCCTGCTACCGGGCCAATCTCTGGCTCAGGACCGCGAGCCGCATCCTTATCACCCTGACCGAATTTCCGTGCCACTCGCCTCAGGATCTCTACGACGGGGTCCGTGCCCTCCCCTGGGACCGCTATCTCACCCCTGACACGACCCTTGCCGTTGAATGCGTGCTGCGCGATTCGGCCCTCACCCACTCGGGGTTTGTGGCCCTCAAGACCAAGGATGCCATTGTTGATACCCTCCGGGACCGGTTCGGACGCCGCCCCAGCGTGAATCCCAAGGATCCCGATCTCCTGGTGAATGTCCATTTAGTCCGCAACCGTTGCACCATCAGTCTCGACAGTTCCGGCACCGGACTTGACCGTCGCGGGTACCGGGCCGAGGCCGGCGAGGCTCCTTTGCGGGAGACCCTGGCCGCGGCCCTTGTGCTTCTCACCGATTGGGATGGGACGGTTCCCTTGGTCGACCCCCTCTGCGGCTCCGGGACGATTCTCATAGAGGCAGTCCTCAAGGCCTTGAACCGAGCGCCCGGGCTTGTCAGGGAGCGCTTCGGGTTCCAGCGCTGGCCAGCCTTTGATGTCCCCCGTTGGCGGCGTCTCCTTGAGGAGGCGCGGCAGACGGAGCGGACAACACTTGCCGTGCCCATTCTCGGCAGCGACCGTCTGGAGGATGTTCTTGCCGTGGCCCGTGGCAACAGTCGCCGCGCCGGCGTCGAGAAGTTCATCTCCTTTGAGGCGCGGGACCTGCGAGATCTCGTTCCGCCTCCTGCGCCGGGAGTCATCCTTACGAATCCTCCCTACGGCCGGCGTCTGGGTGATGAGGAACAACTGAAATCCTTTTATCGCCAGATCGGTGATGTCTTCAAACAGCGCTGCGCCGGGTACACTGCCTGGCTGTTCACGGGGAACCTTGACCTCGCCAAGGAGGTAGGACTCAAGGCCTCCCGCAGGATTGCTCTTTTCAACGGCCCCCTCGACTGCCGACTCTTGAAGTATGATCTGTACTGA